Sequence from the Plasmodium yoelii strain 17X genome assembly, chromosome: 10 genome:
TTAGaaattataagaaaaataagaGAAAATAGTGTAGCCAAATATATAGACGAATcaagttatatatatgaaaatgataGAGAAGAATATAAATTGCCTACTAATTttaatgtaaataaaaataataaagtatCAAAAGGtgagaaaaagaaaatattaaaactaatgaaatatttaatagataaagaaaaacatcctgaaaaatataaaaacaatcaAAATAGTAACCAAGAAGAATTGACATTATATGATATGTGGAATAACAAAATTTATGATGAATATTCAAATatgaatgaaataaatttaccAAATATATTACCAGGTCATAAATATAGTTACAATCCACCACcagaattaatatatactaattctgatgaaaaaaatattctaaaaaataataaagatgcATTTATACCTAAAAATTgggaaaaaataacaaatatagaatattataaaaaaacatattatgatttATATCAAAGATGtttagatatatatttatgttcaAGATCTGTTAAAAGTGTattagatataaaaaaagaagattTATTGCCTAAATTGCCAACTACTCAATCTTTAAAACCATATCCACAATAcccatttataaaatataatataaatgataaaataaaaaatgaagataatggtcataattatatttgtttaaatgaaaatgatcatattttttatgtaataaaaaataataagttatatatattcgaTATATTAACATCATATAATATTGATGTAATAGATTTGGAAAGTTATTTTAATTCTGCATTGTcaccaaataaaaatgataaacaaaataataaaaacttaatgataaaaataaataaaacatattctTTATTAGCAATATCATGGGGAaatgttattatattattacaatatGAAAGTTATATACCTCCAATCAAATCTAACACAATAGATGTCGAACAAATCtattatgatataaaaaagagaaaaagtGATTCTGTTAATGATACTAGCAAAAATGATGAACACAATGAATCATCGAAAGATGGTGCTGAATTTGAAACTGATCAAGATGATGACAATCAAATTTTTGAAGATGATTGGGATGATGAAGATGTAAGCGATGATGAAAATGGCGAAAATGATGAAAGCGACGAAAATGGCGAAAATGGAGAAAATGACGAAAGTGataataatttgaaaaaaaaaaaaaatagcgaTTTGagtaaaaatatgatatattgCAAAACTAAAGAATTAATTAATTCTTTTaatcaaaattttaaaaatactgatgaatatatttcttcTTCTGATTTGGATATCAAATGGATTAAGATTCCATCAAATAATAAggttaattaaatttatgattattttttatatattgaaCAAATGTTATGAATTTGGAATTATATACATGATTTAATTTGTAACATTTTGGCTATTTGTAAcattttactttttataaatcctttctt
This genomic interval carries:
- a CDS encoding ribosome biogenesis protein BOP1, putative — its product is MKSQKNNEKTKTKTETQSNFEENDGNAEKSAKLDSEKTNKHTMLNTAKKKKKKVETKKKKKMGENEEKKEKKEKGKKEEKGKKERKIKKKNHNIYINEEIDESDDEYNLNTIGNIDLKYYDDLDIIGYDIDGKKIEKTNENMIDDFIESKKDVDAWRKIKDKKNNRVVTLTDADLEIIRKIRENSVAKYIDESSYIYENDREEYKLPTNFNVNKNNKVSKGEKKKILKLMKYLIDKEKHPEKYKNNQNSNQEELTLYDMWNNKIYDEYSNMNEINLPNILPGHKYSYNPPPELIYTNSDEKNILKNNKDAFIPKNWEKITNIEYYKKTYYDLYQRCLDIYLCSRSVKSVLDIKKEDLLPKLPTTQSLKPYPQYPFIKYNINDKIKNEDNGHNYICLNENDHIFYVIKNNKLYIFDILTSYNIDVIDLESYFNSALSPNKNDKQNNKNLMIKINKTYSLLAISWGNVIILLQYESYIPPIKSNTIDVEQIYYDIKKRKSDSVNDTSKNDEHNESSKDGAEFETDQDDDNQIFEDDWDDEDVSDDENGENDESDENGENGENDESDNNLKKKKNSDLSKNMIYCKTKELINSFNQNFKNTDEYISSSDLDIKWIKIPSNNKKLKYCVAIKHEGLIKNFSWNKNGNYLSVTCLRKLGQYHHCYLHHIKSMRTIKLINKYKQKRGDIIQTMFFPRTPYFIAAFENSIIIYNLKPSSKKEKIFKKLRGVKNATSIDIHTNESYILVSDEKGNVFIYDLDLASSPYKMFHAQNCPLKKAEFHKEYNLFYSLGSNGVINLFYSKFFNDYITDPILVPIKEIKNEAKIIDLTWSEKKPWLFAHTESNFSVLYT